The following coding sequences lie in one Silene latifolia isolate original U9 population chromosome 5, ASM4854445v1, whole genome shotgun sequence genomic window:
- the LOC141657156 gene encoding uncharacterized protein LOC141657156 gives MGGRKKAAVPFLALLFGLAAAGLSFLAYAKRIKVDDISVDKQGGCIYPGSTAAFAIGIVAAFFILIHQILMTSGTTCFCCGRRFPCNFCGIISLILFILSWLSFVITFVGLVSSAIYNNKSLLVSKNYRSVSGRKEECLIENESLFLGAAIWCVITMFFTMSSYATLMCARRRDRNIPR, from the exons atgggaGGAAGAAAGAAAGCAGCGGTTCCATTTTTGGCTTTACTTTTTGGATTAGCAGCAGCAGGCCTAAGTTTCCTGGCTTATGCCAAGAGAATTAAG GTTGATGATATAAGCGTAGATAAGCAAGGAGGATGCATATATCCAGGCAGTACTGCAGCGTTTGCAATTGGAATAGTGGCTGCTTTTTTCATTCTTATTCATCAAATACTTATGACTTCTGGTACTACTTGCTTTTGTTGCGGTAGAAGGTTTCCTTGCAATTTTTGTGGGATTATTTCACTTATCCTCTTCATTTTATCCTG GTTATCATTCGTAATAACGTTCGTTGGGCTAGTATCCTCAGCAATATACAACAATAAAAGCTTATTAGTCAGCAAAAACTACCGGAGCGTTAGCGGTAGGAAAGAGGAGTGCTTGATCGAGAACGAGTCGTTATTTTTGGGAGCAGCAATTTGGTGCGTCATAACAATGTTCTTCACTATGAGTTCCTATGCA